The following coding sequences are from one Dermacentor andersoni chromosome 5, qqDerAnde1_hic_scaffold, whole genome shotgun sequence window:
- the LOC126532065 gene encoding cytochrome P450 3A24-like: MALFLGVPDWVIIVATVFALLYLYLTAHRNYWEKQNVPHEKLSLIIRPLYRILTKPICLADHERCRKYGRLFGFFEGTKPALMVAEPELVKQVLVKDFSLLPNRLEMNFGDPIINNMMVFARVDRWRKIRPASSPAFTTGKLRKMHELIQDCVKITCDHLNAAAEEERDADMKKFYGHYAVDVIARCAFGTKLDSQADTTHQFVQASQKAFTMYFTPTQLLSMLLPGLLKALKITVKTGVRYTYFRELFQRIMNERKEKNQRIEDFLQLMIEAKEGRFTTAAASTTDAESKLFDMGSETMSGAKSLSNALTEDEALAQCLVFFLAGQDTTSSTLAGAVYYLALNPEVQERLRKEADECFETHGPQPSIDVISKLKYLQSVVSETLRMLPAVPRTQRCAAQDYVLGDTGIKVPKGSPVVVPIYAMHHDQEVFPEPEKFRPDRFNDDNVESIRPYTYLPFGAGPRNCIGMRLALQSIKLCLLHSVHKVRFVPTEKTKVPLQIKQSLGTLRIDGTVVGIRKRSDI; encoded by the exons ATGGCGCtattcctcggcgtgccggactgGGTCATTATCGTGGCGACTGTCTTCGCGCTACTTTACTT ATACTTAACAGCACACCGTAACTACTGGGAAAAACAAAATGTACCACATGAGAAGTTGTCGCTGATCATCCGTCCTCTGTACAGAATACTGACAAAG CCGATATGCTTGGCGGACCACGAGAGGTGCCGGAAATATGGGAGACTGTTCGG GTTCTTCGAAGGAACCAAGCCAGCCCTGATGGTTGCGGAACCGGAACTGGTGAAGCAAGTACTCGTCAAGGATTTCAGTTTGTTACCCAacagactg gAAATGAATTTTGGAGACCCTATAATCAACAATATGATGGTCTTTGCCCGCGTGGATCGCTGGAGAAAAATACGACCGGCGTCTAGTCCAGCGTTTACCACTGGTAAACTGCGCAAG ATGCACGAGCTAATCCAAGACTGCGTGAAGATCACCTGCGACCACCTGAACGCCGCCGCAGAAGAGGAGAGGGACGCCGACATGAAAAA ATTCTACGGGCATTACGCAGTGGACGTTATCGCTCGGTGTGCCTTCGGGACCAAGCTCGATTCGCAAGCTGACACGACTCATCAGTTTGTGCAGGCGTCTCAAAAAGCCTTTACAATGTATTTCACTCCGACACAGCTGCTTTCAA TGCTGCTCCCAGGTCTGCTGAAGGCTCTCAAGATTACTGTGAAGACTGGTGTGCGCTACACTTACTTCAGGGAGTTGTTCCAGCGAAtaatgaatgaaagaaaggaaaagaaccaG CGCATAGAAGACTTTCTGCAACTCATGATAGAAGCCAAAGAAGGTCGcttcacaacagcagcagcaagtaCAACCGACGCAGAGAGCAAGCTGTTTGATATGGGATCGGAAACGATGTCAGGAGCGAAGTCGTTGTCGAACG CTCTTACCGAAGATGAAGCCTTGGCGCAATGCCTGGTCTTTTTCCTTGCCGGACAAGACACAACCTCATCAACTCTGGCCGGTGCTGTATACTACCTGGCGCTGAATCCTGAGGTGCAGGAAAGGCTCAGAAAAGAAGCCGACGAATGTTTCGAGACCCAT GGTCCCCAACCAAGCATTGACGTCATTTCCAAGTTGAAGTACCTGCAATCTGTCGTGTCAGAAACACTGCGGATGCTCCCCGCCGTTCCAAG AACTCAGCGGTGCGCTGCCCAGGACTACGTCTTAGGCGACACAGGGATCAAGGTTCCCAAAGGGTCTCCCGTGGTCGTGCCAATTTATGCCATGCACCACGACCAGGAAGTGTTTCCAGAACCCGAAAAGTTCCGCCCAGATAG GTTTAACGATGACAACGTAGAATCTATCCGGCCTTACACATACCTTCCTTTTGGGGCCGGACCGAGGAACTGCATAGGCATGCGCTTGGCTCTGCAATCAATTAAGCTTTGCCTCCTACATTCCGTGCACAAAGTTCGCTTTGTGCCCACGGAAAAGACGAAG GTTCCTCTGCAGATCAAACAAAGCCTTGGCACTCTGAGGATCGATGGCACTGTTGTAGGGATACGAAAGAGATCGGACATTTGA